The Lampris incognitus isolate fLamInc1 chromosome 7, fLamInc1.hap2, whole genome shotgun sequence genome window below encodes:
- the stard13b gene encoding stAR-related lipid transfer protein 13 isoform X3, with translation MTSKRNSTRLKLRRSFSQQLRHSTSKAWDLLWKSVRERRLAEIEAKEACDWLRAAGFPQYAQLFEDSQFPIDITPVKRDHDFLDKDLVEPLCRRLNTLNKCASMKLDVNLPKKKSEDSDEEDLFAISDKWTFEWSSRRWSRLQDIDCLLGDRGDAQPSRDGLPLRTAPSSESVLTDLSEPEVSSLHSESSGGSGHRGLSTEDSDCSNRTYSDSAAMPDSTSLTMPHLPKDITNCGSLPVKHGKLGRTRAKDFLKRMETLRSRGTLGRGRKTPVISAPVLQQEAQALKTLHCVEIINGEDRAEELPSNRALPSQSSSEGSSHSSGSAVSTPSLKERKPHRADHKRSGMYLEDMDIFSGAPLKRVAEQNRRNEFCSYEDLVVHIPKDHKPGTFPKALSIESLSPTNVASINWHTGSMHLDSKLISCPKETRPVTQCCSRGSRISIYDNVPGSHLYASTGDLLDLEKEDLFPHLDDILLHVNGLQQIVDHWSKNVLPAGEGQMPGGKQGEDTADLQSSSQITLDFEGNSAMEGQTASSDGDRDKMSLVDSDSTQLRERRDSGVGASLTRPNRLRWPSFQISNRLSHSVASLQITNQSAGQLSLLQKFSLLRLTAIMEKYSMSNKHGWTWSVPKFMKRMKVPDYKDKNVFGVPLIVHVQRSGQPLPLSLQQALRYLRSQCLDQVGLFRKSGVKSRIQALRQMNESSPDNVNYEDQSAYDVADMVKQFFRDLPEPLLTSKLGETFLHIYQYVPKDQRLQAVQAAIMLMSDENREVLQTLLCFLSDVTSSVEENQMTPMNIAVCLAPSLFHLNILKKDNLSPRAMQKKYATGRPDQKDLNENLAATQGLAHMIIECNRLFEIPHEMVTQSRNSYVEADLHAPTIDELCKQLEEDDGTYQTHMEGRLQSLLKAAKEKSKYWVSCNSSDNTELYYKKVGDGNPLRRWRVSVEVEAPPSVVLNRVLRERHLWDVDLLQWKVRETLDKQTEVFQYILNRMPPHPSRDFVVLRSWRTDLPKDACSLVSVSIEHENCPPVGGVRAIVLESNYLLEPCGSGKSRLTHICRVDLKGRAPDWYNKAFGHLCAAEAARIRNSFQPILTDGPETKI, from the exons AAATTGAGGCAAAGGAAGCATGTGACTGGCTGCGGGCGGCAGGATTCCCCCAATATGCTCAGCTCTTTGAAG ATTCCCAGTTCCCCATAGACATCACTCCTGTGAAAAGAGATCACGACTTTCTGGACAAAGATCTTGTGGAACCTCTTTGCAG ACGCCTCAACACCTTGAACAAGTGCGCCTCTATGAAACTTGACGTGAACCTTCCGAAGAAGAAA AGTGAAGACTCGGATGAAGAAGACCTGTTTGCTATCAGTGACAAATGGACCTTTGAGTGGAGTAGCCGGCGTTGGTCCAGGCTGCAGGACATTGACTGTCTGCTGGGGGACCGCGGCGACGCTCAGCCTTCCAGGGACGGCTTACCGCTGAGGACTGCCCCCAGCAGCGAGAGTGTTTTGACAGACTTGAGCGAGCCAGAGGTCTCCTCGCTGCACAGCGAGAGCAGTGGGGGCAGCGGGCACAGGGGCCTCAGCACAGAGGACTCCGACTGCTCCAACCGTACCTACTCAGACTCCGCGGCGATGCCTGACTCCACCTCCCTCACCATGCCCCACCTCCCCAAAGATATCACCAACTGCGGCTCCCTGCCCGTGAAGCATGGCAAGTTGGGCCGCACACGTGCCAAAGACTTCCTGAAACGCATGGAGACCTTGCGCTCTCGAGGGACGCTGGGAAGGGGTCGCAAGACGCCAGTCATCAGTGCTCCGGTGCTGCAGCAGGAAGCCCAGGCTCTGAAGACACTGCACTGTGTGGAGATCATAAATGGAGAGGACAGGGCTGAAGAGCTGCCCTCCAACAGAGCTCTCCCCTCCCAGTCCAGCAGTGAGGGCAGTAGCCATTCCAGTGGCAGTGCTGTCAGCACACCAAGCCTGAAGGAGCGTAAGCCTCACAGAGCAGACCACAAACGCAGTGGCATGTACCTAGAGGACATGGACATCTTCTCAGGCGCCCCGTTGAAGAGAGTAGCAGAACAGAACCGCAGGAACGAATTCTGTTCCTATGAGGACCTGGTAGTGCATATCCCCAAAGACCACAAGCCGGGAACTTTCCCCAAAGCGCTGTCTATAGAGAGTCTGTCCCCCACCAACGTAGCCTCTATCAACTGGCACACAGGCAGCATGCACCTAGACTCCAAGCTAATATCATGCCCCAAGGAAACGAGGCCTGTTACACAGTGCTGCTCGAGGGGCAGCCGTATCAGTATATACGATAATGTTCCTGGCTCCCATCTCTATGCAAGCACTGGAGACCTCTTGGACCTGGAGAAGGAGGACCTGTTCCCTCATCTGGACGATATCCTCCTGCATGTCAACGGTTTACAGCAGATCGTAGACCACTGGTCTAAGAACGTGCTGCCAGCAGGGGAGGGGCAGATGCCAGGAGGCAAGCAGGGAGAGGACACTGCAGACCTCCAGTCCTCCAGTCAGATCACATTGGACTTTGAAGGAAACTCAGCCATGGAGGGCCAGACCGCCTCTAGCGATGGAGACAGGGACAAAATGTCACTGGTTGACTCGGACTCCACACAGCTCAGAGAGAGGAGGGACTCAGGAGTTGGGGCTTCGCTCACGAGACCCAATCG GTTACGATGGCCCAGCTTCCAGATATCCAATCGCCTCAGTCACTCAGTGGCCTCTCTGCAGATAACCAACCAATCGGCAGGCCAGCTGAGCTTGCTGCAGAAGTTTTCTCTGCTGCGTCTTACTGCCATCATGGAGAAGTACTCCATGTCCAATAAGCACGGCTGGACCTG GTCCGTGCCAAAGTTCATGAAGAGAATGAAAGTGCCAGATTATAAGGATAAGAATGTGTTTGGCGTACCTCTTATAGTGCATGTTCAGCGCTCTGGACAGCCCCTACCTCTCAGCCTGCAGCAGGCCCTGAGGTACCTGAGGAGTCAGTGTCTTGACCAG gtgGGTCTCTTTCGGAAATCGGGGGTGAAGTCTCGCATCCAAGCTCTGAGGCAGATGAATGAGAGTTCACCGGACAATGTGAATTACGAGGACCAGTCTGCGTATGATGTGGCCGATATGGTGAAGCAGTTCTTCAGGGATCTGCCTGAGCCCCTGCTCACCAGCAAGCTGGGGGAGACCTTCCTCCACATCTACCAGT ATGTGCCCAAGGACCAGAGGCTGCAGGCTGTCCAGGCAGCCATCATGCTCATGTCAGATGAGAACAGAGAGGTGCTGCAGACGCTGCTGTGTTTCCTGAGTGATGTCACCTCATCTGTGGAGGAGAATCAGATGACGCCCATGAACATCGCCGTGTGCCTCGCCCCTTCCCTCTTCCATCTTAATATTCTCAAGAAAGACAATCTTTCACCCAG GGCCATGCAGAAGAAGTACGCCACTGGCAGGCCAGATCAGAAGGACCTGAATGAAAACCTGGCGGCGACGCAGGGCCTCGCTCACATGATCATAGAGTGCAACAGGCTGTTTGAG ATCCCCCACGAGATGGTAACTCAGTCACGCAACTCGTACGTGGAGGCGGACCTGCACGCCCCGACCATTGACGAGCTGTGCAAACAGCTGGAGGAGGACGATGGGACCTATCAAACCCATATGGAGGGACGTCTACAGAGCCTCCTCAAGGCGGCCAAGGAGAAGTCCAAGTACTGGGTGTCTTGCAACAGCTCTGACAACACAGAGCTGTACTATAAGAAG GTGGGAGATGGAAACCCTCTTAGACGCTGGAGAGTGTCTGTGGAAGTGGAGGCTCCCCCGTCAGTGGTGCTGAACCGCGTGCTGCGAGAGCGCCACCTGTGGGATGTAGACCTGCTGCAGTGGAAAGTGAGGGAGACGTTAGACAAGCAGACCGAGGTTTTCCAGTACATCCTCAACCGCATGCCTCCTCATCCCAGCAGGGACTTTGTGGTGCTCAG GTCGTGGAGGACAGACCTGCCCAAAGACGCATGTTCTCTGGTGTCCGTGTCGATAGAGCATGAGAACTGTCCTCCGGTTGGAGGGGTACGAGCCATAGTCCTGGAGTCCAACTACTTGCTCGAGCCCTGTGGCTCTGGGAAATCCAGACTAACTCATATATGCAGAGTGGACTTGAA agggagggctccagactggTACAACAAAGCCTTTGGCCACCTTTGTGCTGCCGAAGCTGCCCGAATTCGCAACTCCTTTCAGCCCATCCTCACAGACGGCCCAGAGACCAAGATTTGA
- the stard13b gene encoding stAR-related lipid transfer protein 13 isoform X5, producing the protein MPTEIEAKEACDWLRAAGFPQYAQLFEDSQFPIDITPVKRDHDFLDKDLVEPLCRRLNTLNKCASMKLDVNLPKKKSEDSDEEDLFAISDKWTFEWSSRRWSRLQDIDCLLGDRGDAQPSRDGLPLRTAPSSESVLTDLSEPEVSSLHSESSGGSGHRGLSTEDSDCSNRTYSDSAAMPDSTSLTMPHLPKDITNCGSLPVKHGKLGRTRAKDFLKRMETLRSRGTLGRGRKTPVISAPVLQQEAQALKTLHCVEIINGEDRAEELPSNRALPSQSSSEGSSHSSGSAVSTPSLKERKPHRADHKRSGMYLEDMDIFSGAPLKRVAEQNRRNEFCSYEDLVVHIPKDHKPGTFPKALSIESLSPTNVASINWHTGSMHLDSKLISCPKETRPVTQCCSRGSRISIYDNVPGSHLYASTGDLLDLEKEDLFPHLDDILLHVNGLQQIVDHWSKNVLPAGEGQMPGGKQGEDTADLQSSSQITLDFEGNSAMEGQTASSDGDRDKMSLVDSDSTQLRERRDSGVGASLTRPNRLRWPSFQISNRLSHSVASLQITNQSAGQLSLLQKFSLLRLTAIMEKYSMSNKHGWTWSVPKFMKRMKVPDYKDKNVFGVPLIVHVQRSGQPLPLSLQQALRYLRSQCLDQVGLFRKSGVKSRIQALRQMNESSPDNVNYEDQSAYDVADMVKQFFRDLPEPLLTSKLGETFLHIYQYVPKDQRLQAVQAAIMLMSDENREVLQTLLCFLSDVTSSVEENQMTPMNIAVCLAPSLFHLNILKKDNLSPRAMQKKYATGRPDQKDLNENLAATQGLAHMIIECNRLFEIPHEMVTQSRNSYVEADLHAPTIDELCKQLEEDDGTYQTHMEGRLQSLLKAAKEKSKYWVSCNSSDNTELYYKKVGDGNPLRRWRVSVEVEAPPSVVLNRVLRERHLWDVDLLQWKVRETLDKQTEVFQYILNRMPPHPSRDFVVLRSWRTDLPKDACSLVSVSIEHENCPPVGGVRAIVLESNYLLEPCGSGKSRLTHICRVDLKGRAPDWYNKAFGHLCAAEAARIRNSFQPILTDGPETKI; encoded by the exons AAATTGAGGCAAAGGAAGCATGTGACTGGCTGCGGGCGGCAGGATTCCCCCAATATGCTCAGCTCTTTGAAG ATTCCCAGTTCCCCATAGACATCACTCCTGTGAAAAGAGATCACGACTTTCTGGACAAAGATCTTGTGGAACCTCTTTGCAG ACGCCTCAACACCTTGAACAAGTGCGCCTCTATGAAACTTGACGTGAACCTTCCGAAGAAGAAA AGTGAAGACTCGGATGAAGAAGACCTGTTTGCTATCAGTGACAAATGGACCTTTGAGTGGAGTAGCCGGCGTTGGTCCAGGCTGCAGGACATTGACTGTCTGCTGGGGGACCGCGGCGACGCTCAGCCTTCCAGGGACGGCTTACCGCTGAGGACTGCCCCCAGCAGCGAGAGTGTTTTGACAGACTTGAGCGAGCCAGAGGTCTCCTCGCTGCACAGCGAGAGCAGTGGGGGCAGCGGGCACAGGGGCCTCAGCACAGAGGACTCCGACTGCTCCAACCGTACCTACTCAGACTCCGCGGCGATGCCTGACTCCACCTCCCTCACCATGCCCCACCTCCCCAAAGATATCACCAACTGCGGCTCCCTGCCCGTGAAGCATGGCAAGTTGGGCCGCACACGTGCCAAAGACTTCCTGAAACGCATGGAGACCTTGCGCTCTCGAGGGACGCTGGGAAGGGGTCGCAAGACGCCAGTCATCAGTGCTCCGGTGCTGCAGCAGGAAGCCCAGGCTCTGAAGACACTGCACTGTGTGGAGATCATAAATGGAGAGGACAGGGCTGAAGAGCTGCCCTCCAACAGAGCTCTCCCCTCCCAGTCCAGCAGTGAGGGCAGTAGCCATTCCAGTGGCAGTGCTGTCAGCACACCAAGCCTGAAGGAGCGTAAGCCTCACAGAGCAGACCACAAACGCAGTGGCATGTACCTAGAGGACATGGACATCTTCTCAGGCGCCCCGTTGAAGAGAGTAGCAGAACAGAACCGCAGGAACGAATTCTGTTCCTATGAGGACCTGGTAGTGCATATCCCCAAAGACCACAAGCCGGGAACTTTCCCCAAAGCGCTGTCTATAGAGAGTCTGTCCCCCACCAACGTAGCCTCTATCAACTGGCACACAGGCAGCATGCACCTAGACTCCAAGCTAATATCATGCCCCAAGGAAACGAGGCCTGTTACACAGTGCTGCTCGAGGGGCAGCCGTATCAGTATATACGATAATGTTCCTGGCTCCCATCTCTATGCAAGCACTGGAGACCTCTTGGACCTGGAGAAGGAGGACCTGTTCCCTCATCTGGACGATATCCTCCTGCATGTCAACGGTTTACAGCAGATCGTAGACCACTGGTCTAAGAACGTGCTGCCAGCAGGGGAGGGGCAGATGCCAGGAGGCAAGCAGGGAGAGGACACTGCAGACCTCCAGTCCTCCAGTCAGATCACATTGGACTTTGAAGGAAACTCAGCCATGGAGGGCCAGACCGCCTCTAGCGATGGAGACAGGGACAAAATGTCACTGGTTGACTCGGACTCCACACAGCTCAGAGAGAGGAGGGACTCAGGAGTTGGGGCTTCGCTCACGAGACCCAATCG GTTACGATGGCCCAGCTTCCAGATATCCAATCGCCTCAGTCACTCAGTGGCCTCTCTGCAGATAACCAACCAATCGGCAGGCCAGCTGAGCTTGCTGCAGAAGTTTTCTCTGCTGCGTCTTACTGCCATCATGGAGAAGTACTCCATGTCCAATAAGCACGGCTGGACCTG GTCCGTGCCAAAGTTCATGAAGAGAATGAAAGTGCCAGATTATAAGGATAAGAATGTGTTTGGCGTACCTCTTATAGTGCATGTTCAGCGCTCTGGACAGCCCCTACCTCTCAGCCTGCAGCAGGCCCTGAGGTACCTGAGGAGTCAGTGTCTTGACCAG gtgGGTCTCTTTCGGAAATCGGGGGTGAAGTCTCGCATCCAAGCTCTGAGGCAGATGAATGAGAGTTCACCGGACAATGTGAATTACGAGGACCAGTCTGCGTATGATGTGGCCGATATGGTGAAGCAGTTCTTCAGGGATCTGCCTGAGCCCCTGCTCACCAGCAAGCTGGGGGAGACCTTCCTCCACATCTACCAGT ATGTGCCCAAGGACCAGAGGCTGCAGGCTGTCCAGGCAGCCATCATGCTCATGTCAGATGAGAACAGAGAGGTGCTGCAGACGCTGCTGTGTTTCCTGAGTGATGTCACCTCATCTGTGGAGGAGAATCAGATGACGCCCATGAACATCGCCGTGTGCCTCGCCCCTTCCCTCTTCCATCTTAATATTCTCAAGAAAGACAATCTTTCACCCAG GGCCATGCAGAAGAAGTACGCCACTGGCAGGCCAGATCAGAAGGACCTGAATGAAAACCTGGCGGCGACGCAGGGCCTCGCTCACATGATCATAGAGTGCAACAGGCTGTTTGAG ATCCCCCACGAGATGGTAACTCAGTCACGCAACTCGTACGTGGAGGCGGACCTGCACGCCCCGACCATTGACGAGCTGTGCAAACAGCTGGAGGAGGACGATGGGACCTATCAAACCCATATGGAGGGACGTCTACAGAGCCTCCTCAAGGCGGCCAAGGAGAAGTCCAAGTACTGGGTGTCTTGCAACAGCTCTGACAACACAGAGCTGTACTATAAGAAG GTGGGAGATGGAAACCCTCTTAGACGCTGGAGAGTGTCTGTGGAAGTGGAGGCTCCCCCGTCAGTGGTGCTGAACCGCGTGCTGCGAGAGCGCCACCTGTGGGATGTAGACCTGCTGCAGTGGAAAGTGAGGGAGACGTTAGACAAGCAGACCGAGGTTTTCCAGTACATCCTCAACCGCATGCCTCCTCATCCCAGCAGGGACTTTGTGGTGCTCAG GTCGTGGAGGACAGACCTGCCCAAAGACGCATGTTCTCTGGTGTCCGTGTCGATAGAGCATGAGAACTGTCCTCCGGTTGGAGGGGTACGAGCCATAGTCCTGGAGTCCAACTACTTGCTCGAGCCCTGTGGCTCTGGGAAATCCAGACTAACTCATATATGCAGAGTGGACTTGAA agggagggctccagactggTACAACAAAGCCTTTGGCCACCTTTGTGCTGCCGAAGCTGCCCGAATTCGCAACTCCTTTCAGCCCATCCTCACAGACGGCCCAGAGACCAAGATTTGA
- the stard13b gene encoding stAR-related lipid transfer protein 13 isoform X2, protein MFRELAESPGSECLGSMTPETQDIYLRMDHHRRRSGYRLGRIIARQQLLKKIAGEIEAKEACDWLRAAGFPQYAQLFEDSQFPIDITPVKRDHDFLDKDLVEPLCRRLNTLNKCASMKLDVNLPKKKSEDSDEEDLFAISDKWTFEWSSRRWSRLQDIDCLLGDRGDAQPSRDGLPLRTAPSSESVLTDLSEPEVSSLHSESSGGSGHRGLSTEDSDCSNRTYSDSAAMPDSTSLTMPHLPKDITNCGSLPVKHGKLGRTRAKDFLKRMETLRSRGTLGRGRKTPVISAPVLQQEAQALKTLHCVEIINGEDRAEELPSNRALPSQSSSEGSSHSSGSAVSTPSLKERKPHRADHKRSGMYLEDMDIFSGAPLKRVAEQNRRNEFCSYEDLVVHIPKDHKPGTFPKALSIESLSPTNVASINWHTGSMHLDSKLISCPKETRPVTQCCSRGSRISIYDNVPGSHLYASTGDLLDLEKEDLFPHLDDILLHVNGLQQIVDHWSKNVLPAGEGQMPGGKQGEDTADLQSSSQITLDFEGNSAMEGQTASSDGDRDKMSLVDSDSTQLRERRDSGVGASLTRPNRLRWPSFQISNRLSHSVASLQITNQSAGQLSLLQKFSLLRLTAIMEKYSMSNKHGWTWSVPKFMKRMKVPDYKDKNVFGVPLIVHVQRSGQPLPLSLQQALRYLRSQCLDQVGLFRKSGVKSRIQALRQMNESSPDNVNYEDQSAYDVADMVKQFFRDLPEPLLTSKLGETFLHIYQYVPKDQRLQAVQAAIMLMSDENREVLQTLLCFLSDVTSSVEENQMTPMNIAVCLAPSLFHLNILKKDNLSPRAMQKKYATGRPDQKDLNENLAATQGLAHMIIECNRLFEIPHEMVTQSRNSYVEADLHAPTIDELCKQLEEDDGTYQTHMEGRLQSLLKAAKEKSKYWVSCNSSDNTELYYKKVGDGNPLRRWRVSVEVEAPPSVVLNRVLRERHLWDVDLLQWKVRETLDKQTEVFQYILNRMPPHPSRDFVVLRSWRTDLPKDACSLVSVSIEHENCPPVGGVRAIVLESNYLLEPCGSGKSRLTHICRVDLKGRAPDWYNKAFGHLCAAEAARIRNSFQPILTDGPETKI, encoded by the exons AAATTGAGGCAAAGGAAGCATGTGACTGGCTGCGGGCGGCAGGATTCCCCCAATATGCTCAGCTCTTTGAAG ATTCCCAGTTCCCCATAGACATCACTCCTGTGAAAAGAGATCACGACTTTCTGGACAAAGATCTTGTGGAACCTCTTTGCAG ACGCCTCAACACCTTGAACAAGTGCGCCTCTATGAAACTTGACGTGAACCTTCCGAAGAAGAAA AGTGAAGACTCGGATGAAGAAGACCTGTTTGCTATCAGTGACAAATGGACCTTTGAGTGGAGTAGCCGGCGTTGGTCCAGGCTGCAGGACATTGACTGTCTGCTGGGGGACCGCGGCGACGCTCAGCCTTCCAGGGACGGCTTACCGCTGAGGACTGCCCCCAGCAGCGAGAGTGTTTTGACAGACTTGAGCGAGCCAGAGGTCTCCTCGCTGCACAGCGAGAGCAGTGGGGGCAGCGGGCACAGGGGCCTCAGCACAGAGGACTCCGACTGCTCCAACCGTACCTACTCAGACTCCGCGGCGATGCCTGACTCCACCTCCCTCACCATGCCCCACCTCCCCAAAGATATCACCAACTGCGGCTCCCTGCCCGTGAAGCATGGCAAGTTGGGCCGCACACGTGCCAAAGACTTCCTGAAACGCATGGAGACCTTGCGCTCTCGAGGGACGCTGGGAAGGGGTCGCAAGACGCCAGTCATCAGTGCTCCGGTGCTGCAGCAGGAAGCCCAGGCTCTGAAGACACTGCACTGTGTGGAGATCATAAATGGAGAGGACAGGGCTGAAGAGCTGCCCTCCAACAGAGCTCTCCCCTCCCAGTCCAGCAGTGAGGGCAGTAGCCATTCCAGTGGCAGTGCTGTCAGCACACCAAGCCTGAAGGAGCGTAAGCCTCACAGAGCAGACCACAAACGCAGTGGCATGTACCTAGAGGACATGGACATCTTCTCAGGCGCCCCGTTGAAGAGAGTAGCAGAACAGAACCGCAGGAACGAATTCTGTTCCTATGAGGACCTGGTAGTGCATATCCCCAAAGACCACAAGCCGGGAACTTTCCCCAAAGCGCTGTCTATAGAGAGTCTGTCCCCCACCAACGTAGCCTCTATCAACTGGCACACAGGCAGCATGCACCTAGACTCCAAGCTAATATCATGCCCCAAGGAAACGAGGCCTGTTACACAGTGCTGCTCGAGGGGCAGCCGTATCAGTATATACGATAATGTTCCTGGCTCCCATCTCTATGCAAGCACTGGAGACCTCTTGGACCTGGAGAAGGAGGACCTGTTCCCTCATCTGGACGATATCCTCCTGCATGTCAACGGTTTACAGCAGATCGTAGACCACTGGTCTAAGAACGTGCTGCCAGCAGGGGAGGGGCAGATGCCAGGAGGCAAGCAGGGAGAGGACACTGCAGACCTCCAGTCCTCCAGTCAGATCACATTGGACTTTGAAGGAAACTCAGCCATGGAGGGCCAGACCGCCTCTAGCGATGGAGACAGGGACAAAATGTCACTGGTTGACTCGGACTCCACACAGCTCAGAGAGAGGAGGGACTCAGGAGTTGGGGCTTCGCTCACGAGACCCAATCG GTTACGATGGCCCAGCTTCCAGATATCCAATCGCCTCAGTCACTCAGTGGCCTCTCTGCAGATAACCAACCAATCGGCAGGCCAGCTGAGCTTGCTGCAGAAGTTTTCTCTGCTGCGTCTTACTGCCATCATGGAGAAGTACTCCATGTCCAATAAGCACGGCTGGACCTG GTCCGTGCCAAAGTTCATGAAGAGAATGAAAGTGCCAGATTATAAGGATAAGAATGTGTTTGGCGTACCTCTTATAGTGCATGTTCAGCGCTCTGGACAGCCCCTACCTCTCAGCCTGCAGCAGGCCCTGAGGTACCTGAGGAGTCAGTGTCTTGACCAG gtgGGTCTCTTTCGGAAATCGGGGGTGAAGTCTCGCATCCAAGCTCTGAGGCAGATGAATGAGAGTTCACCGGACAATGTGAATTACGAGGACCAGTCTGCGTATGATGTGGCCGATATGGTGAAGCAGTTCTTCAGGGATCTGCCTGAGCCCCTGCTCACCAGCAAGCTGGGGGAGACCTTCCTCCACATCTACCAGT ATGTGCCCAAGGACCAGAGGCTGCAGGCTGTCCAGGCAGCCATCATGCTCATGTCAGATGAGAACAGAGAGGTGCTGCAGACGCTGCTGTGTTTCCTGAGTGATGTCACCTCATCTGTGGAGGAGAATCAGATGACGCCCATGAACATCGCCGTGTGCCTCGCCCCTTCCCTCTTCCATCTTAATATTCTCAAGAAAGACAATCTTTCACCCAG GGCCATGCAGAAGAAGTACGCCACTGGCAGGCCAGATCAGAAGGACCTGAATGAAAACCTGGCGGCGACGCAGGGCCTCGCTCACATGATCATAGAGTGCAACAGGCTGTTTGAG ATCCCCCACGAGATGGTAACTCAGTCACGCAACTCGTACGTGGAGGCGGACCTGCACGCCCCGACCATTGACGAGCTGTGCAAACAGCTGGAGGAGGACGATGGGACCTATCAAACCCATATGGAGGGACGTCTACAGAGCCTCCTCAAGGCGGCCAAGGAGAAGTCCAAGTACTGGGTGTCTTGCAACAGCTCTGACAACACAGAGCTGTACTATAAGAAG GTGGGAGATGGAAACCCTCTTAGACGCTGGAGAGTGTCTGTGGAAGTGGAGGCTCCCCCGTCAGTGGTGCTGAACCGCGTGCTGCGAGAGCGCCACCTGTGGGATGTAGACCTGCTGCAGTGGAAAGTGAGGGAGACGTTAGACAAGCAGACCGAGGTTTTCCAGTACATCCTCAACCGCATGCCTCCTCATCCCAGCAGGGACTTTGTGGTGCTCAG GTCGTGGAGGACAGACCTGCCCAAAGACGCATGTTCTCTGGTGTCCGTGTCGATAGAGCATGAGAACTGTCCTCCGGTTGGAGGGGTACGAGCCATAGTCCTGGAGTCCAACTACTTGCTCGAGCCCTGTGGCTCTGGGAAATCCAGACTAACTCATATATGCAGAGTGGACTTGAA agggagggctccagactggTACAACAAAGCCTTTGGCCACCTTTGTGCTGCCGAAGCTGCCCGAATTCGCAACTCCTTTCAGCCCATCCTCACAGACGGCCCAGAGACCAAGATTTGA